Proteins found in one Pieris rapae unplaced genomic scaffold, ilPieRapa1.1, whole genome shotgun sequence genomic segment:
- the LOC110997286 gene encoding uncharacterized protein LOC110997286, producing the protein MQELWLEKITWDDALNSKIASKWTTLRSDLEHVNGIYIERWVGTTCANRESIELHGFSDASIQAYSAVVYCRVMYPDGTNKTTLIAARTRVAPLKTISLPRLELCGALLLSRLLKQVGQAMRIPATQIYAWTDSSIVLAWLFGEPNNWKVFVANRVVEITTNVSCSQWYHVQTQDNPADVGSRGMLVENLKKCDLWWHGPDWLQQSKIQFTQPNIIQTDIERKNNKIQNYKITYNKNEQEKRLLTQFEEFDTLLELLRTITYCRRFLKQKTLKDRIDSKITTEELHMSMQICIKRAQEEEFTEDIDSLKTKKRVKKTSKLKALDPYLDKDGTLKVGGRLRNSELANEVKHPTILGHASRLTYLVVAEAHLKTLHGGVQLMITYLRSKYWILRAKSLVKQCIHRCLICAKHGARVKTQLMGDLPSFRVKPARPFLNSGVDFAGPIQILIKKGRGAHTGKAYIAIFVCMSTKAIHLELVGDLTSAAFIGAFKRFCARRGRCTNMWSDQGRNFVGANKELVEAWKEARLQFDGEISELLANDGTQWHFIPAYSPNFGNLWETGVKSIKHHLRRILNTNLTFEELTTVLCEIEACLNSRPLCPQEDSTLEPLTPGHFLITEAPVTVPDVNLKDAQISNLTRWQYTQKLLNDFWSRWQKEYLTRLQQRPKWLKREDEFRIGDIVLIKQDNLPPGKWLMGRITDKHPGPDGLTRVYSVKNGDHITKRCVTKLCALPIEID; encoded by the coding sequence ATGCAAGAACTATGGCTGGAAAAGATAACCTGGGACGATGCATTGAATTCAAAAATAGCCAGCAAGTGGACCACATTGCGATCTGACCTTGAACATGTGAATGGAATCTACATAGAAAGATGGGTAGGTACGACGTGCGCCAACAGAGAGTCCATCGAACTCCACGGTTTCAGCGATGCATCCATCCAAGCATATAGCGCTGTAGTATATTGCAGAGTGATGTACCCAGACGGTACGAACAAAACGACGCTTATCGCAGCAAGAACAAGAGTGGCTCCATTGAAGACAATATCATTACCTCGTTTGGAGCTCTGCGGCGCGTTGTTACTCTCAAGATTGCTTAAGCAAGTTGGTCAAGCAATGAGAATACCTGCAACTCAAATTTATGCTTGGACAGATTCGTCCATTGTCCTGGCATGGTTATTTGGAGAGCCAAACAACTGGAAGGTGTTTGTGGCAAACAGAGTTGTTGAGATTACAACCAATGTATCTTGCAGTCAGTGGTATCACGTTCAAACTCAAGATAATCCAGCTGATGTTGGTTCCAGGGGGATGCTAGTAGAAAATCTTAAAAAGTGTGATTTATGGTGGCATGGGCCAGACTGGTTACAACAATCGAAGATACAGTTCACTCAACCCAACATAATACAAACAGAtattgaaaggaaaaataataaaatacaaaattataaaataacttacaacAAAAATGAACAAGAGAAGAGACTACTCACACAATTTGAAGAATTTGATACACTATTAGAGCTACTTAGAACAATCACATACTGCCGAAGATtcctgaaacaaaaaacattaaaggACAGAATAGATAGTAAAATCACGACTGAAGAACTACACATGTCGATGCAAATCTGTATAAAAAGAGCACAAGAAGAAGAATTTACAGAAGATATAGATtcgttaaaaacaaagaaaagagTTAAGAAAACAAGCAAACTAAAAGCACTAGATCCTTACCTTGACAAAGATGGAACCCTTAAGGTGGGCGGTCGGCTCAGGAACTCTGAACTAGCTAATGAAGTGAAGCACCCAACCATTTTGGGTCACGCAAGTAGACTTACCTATTTAGTGGTCGCAGAAGCACATTTGAAGACGCTGCATGGAGGAGTGCAATTGATGATCACTTACCTTCGATCGAAATACTGGATACTCCGCGCGAAGTCTCTAGTAAAGCAGTGTATCCATCGATGCTTAATATGTGCCAAACATGGGGCTAGAGTGAAAACACAATTGATGGGAGACTTACCAAGTTTTCGGGTAAAACCTGCTCGGCCATTCCTTAACTCCGGTGTCGACTTTGCGGGaccaattcaaattttaataaaaaaaggcagAGGAGCCCATACTGGCAAGGCGTACATagctatttttgtatgtatgtccaCGAAGGCGATCCACTTGGAGTTGGTTGGTGATCTGACTTCAGCTGCATTTATTGGTGCCTTTAAACGATTTTGCGCGAGAAGAGGCAGATGTACAAACATGTGGAGTGATCAGGGAAGAAACTTTGTTGGTGCTAACAAAGAGCTAGTTGAAGCCTGGAAGGAAGCTCGCCTTCAATTTGATGGAGAAATAAGTGAATTACTTGCTAATGATGGAACACAATGGCACTTCATCCCAGCCTACTCCCCAAATTTTGGAAATTTATGGGAGACGGGTGTGAAATCTATTAAGCACCATCTACGAAGAATCCTTAACACTAACCTTACCTTTGAAGAGCTTACTACGGTTCTCTGTGAAATTGAAGCGTGCTTGAACTCGAGACCGCTGTGCCCGCAGGAAGACAGCACGTTGGAACCATTAACTCCGGGTCATTTTCTGATAACCGAAGCCCCTGTAACCGTGCCTGATGTGAATCTGAAAGACGCTCAAATAAGCAACCTAACACGTTGGCAATATACACAAAAACTGCTGAACGACTTCTGGTCAAGATGGCAAAAAGAATACTTGACGCGGCTGCAACAAAGACCGAAATGGTTAAAACGTGAAGACGAATTCAGGATAGGAGACATTGTCCTCATAAAACAGGACAATTTGCCACCAGGAAAGTGGCTTATGGGACGAATAACCGACAAGCATCCTGGCCCTGATGGTCTTACCAGAGTCTATAGTGTAAAGAATGGAGATCATATAACAAAGAGATGCGTAACCAAACTATGCGCGTTGCCCATCGAAATCGATTAG